One window of Acanthochromis polyacanthus isolate Apoly-LR-REF ecotype Palm Island chromosome 19, KAUST_Apoly_ChrSc, whole genome shotgun sequence genomic DNA carries:
- the LOC110969869 gene encoding potassium voltage-gated channel subfamily A member 7-like, with amino-acid sequence MESREENEGRGKESDGENGKHLKNQLNSEEKGEKEIKGNEKEKRKDRRRSGSLWRSGWALSERLAINVSGMRYETQLRTLAQFPNSMLGDPRRRSRYFDPLRNELFLDRNRACFDAILYFYQSGGRLRRPANIPLDIFMDELMFYELGEDIINRFKEDEGFPKEEERPLPSNEIQKKLWMLFEHPESSSGARIIAIISVMVIVVSILIFCLETLPDLRHDKEGVNSQSKNGTENMPPPPSVFQDPFFMVETMCICWFSFELLMRFACSPSKTHFFKDVMNIIDFSAILPYFVTLGTELAKDNDASPATSLAIIRVIRLVRVFRIFKLSRHSKGLQILGQTLKASMRELGLLIFFLFIGVILFSSAVYFAEADHSRTDFVSIPHGFWWAVVTMTTVGYGDMYPATVWGKLVGSMCAIAGVLTISLPVPVIVSNFSYFYHRENECEDRHEYTHVMSTLWEDEEPEGEEAEEGDKDAEGDYYAIEGICNPLNGTLLGGLCAGQSTEFRGGNFYLREPLVTQV; translated from the exons ATGGAAAGCAGGGAGGAAAACGAAGGCAGAGGGAAAGAGAGCGACGGAGAGAACGGTAAACATCTGAAGAACCAGCTCAACAGCGAGGAGAAAGGAGAGAAGGAGATCAAAGggaatgaaaaggaaaagaggaaagaCAGACGGCGTTCGGGGTCTCTGTGGAGGAGTGGATGGGCTCTGAGTGAAAGACTGGCCATTAATGTTTCAGGGATGCGATATGAAACTCAGCTTCGCACTTTAGCCCAATTCCCCAACTCCATGCTGGGTGACCCCAGGCGGAGGTCACGATACTTCGACCCGCTTCGAAACGAGCTCTTCCTGGACCGCAATCGGGCCTGCTTCGATGCCATTCTGTACTTTTACCAGTCAGGCGGGAGGCTTCGAAGGCCTGCAAACATACCCCTGGACATCTTCATGGACGAGCTGATGTTCTACGAGCTCGGAGAGGACATCATAAACCGCTTCAAGGAGGACGAAGGCTTtccaaaggaggaggagaggcctTTGCCGTCCAACGAAATCCAGAAGAAACTGTGGATGCTGTTCGAGCACCCTGAGTCCTCATCGGGGGCTCGTATCATTGCCATCATCAGCGTGATGGTAATCGTCGTGTCCATCCTCATCTTCTGTCTGGAAACGCTGCCGGACCTCAGGCATGACAAAGAG GGAGTCAACTCACAGTCAAAGAATGGAACTGAGAACATGCCTCCTCCACCCAGTGTTTTCCAGGACCCCTTCTTCATGGTGGAGACCATGTGTATATGCTGGTTCTCCTTTGAACTCCTCATGCGCTTTGCTTGCTCCCCCAGCAAAACGCACTTCTTCAAGGATGTCATGAACATCATCGATTTCAGTGCCATCCTGCCTTATTTCGTCACTCTGGGAACAGAACTGGCCAAGGACAATGATGCCTCACCTGCCACTTCCTTGGCCATCATCAGAGTCATCAGGCTGGTGAGGGTCTTCAGGATCTTCAAGCTGTCTCGTCACTCCAAAGGCCTCCAGATCCTCGGTCAGACACTCAAGGCCAGCATGCGTGAGCTGGGCCTGCTCATCTTCTTCCTGTTTATAGGCGTCATCCTCTTCTCCAGCGCCGTCTACTTCGCTGAGGCTGACCACAGCAGAACGGACTTTGTCAGCATTCCTCATGGCTTTTGGTGGGCAGTTGTCACCATGACCACAGTGGGCTACGGTGACATGTACCCAGCCACAGTGTGGGGAAAGCTGGTGGGATCGATGTGTGCCATCGCTGGCGTTCTTACCATCTCCCTGCCTGTGCCCGTCATAGTGTCCAACTTCAGCTACTTCTATCATCGAGAGAACGAATGTGAGGATCGACATGAGTACACTCACGTCATGAGCACTCTGTGGGAGGACGAGGAGCCTGAaggagaggaagcagaggaagGAGATAAAGATGCAGAGGGAGATTACTATGCCATTGAGGGCATCTGCAACCCTCTGAATGGTACCTTGCTCGGCGGATTGTGTGCAGGACAAAGCACTGAGTTCAGAGGAGGAAACTTTTATCTGAGGGAACCACTGGTTACTCAGGTTTAG